DNA sequence from the Bacillota bacterium genome:
GCGGAGCGCCATCACGGCGTCCATCTCGCCCAGCACCTCCTCCGGCCGCTCGACGCGGTGGACGCCCTCGGGCAGCCAGCCCAGAAGCGTGGCCGGTCCGCTCACCCAGATGCTGGCGCCCAGCGTGCTCAGCGCCCAGATGTCGGAGCGGGCGACGCGGCTGTGGGCGACGTCGCCCAGGATGAGCAGGCGCAGGCCGCAGAGCACGTCCAGGTCCAGCTCTCCGGCGCGCCGCGCGCCGCCGAAGTGCTCTGCCAGCGTCATCACGTCCAGCAGCGCCTGGCTCGGGTGCTCGTGCATGCCGTCGCCGGCGTTGAGGACGGCGAGGCGGCTGGCCGCGGCGGCCGCGCGCAGGGCGGCGCCCGACTCGGGGTGGCGCAGGACGACCACCGCCACGCCCACGGCCTCCAGCGTGCGGATGGTGTCCTCCAGCGTCTCGCCCTTGCGGACGCTGGAGCTCTCGGCCTCCACCGTCAGCGTCAGGCCGCCCAGGAGCTGGGCGGCCTGCAGGAAGGAGTTGCGCGTGCGCGTGCTCGGCTCGAAGAAGAGCGTGGCCACCGTCCTCCCCGCCAGCGCCTGGGGCAGCGGCTCGCCCTCCATCCAGATCCGCTTCAGCTCGGCCGCGCGGCCGAGGATGGCCCCCATGGCGGCGCGGTCCATCCCCCGCACCCCCAGGAAGTGGGGCCCCACGCCCGACCTCGCCTCCACCCACGTCGCCATGCCGCTCACCCTTCCCGGGCCTCCGGTGCCGGCTCCCCGCGGAACCAAAAGCCCCCCGCGCGGCCGTCCGGCCTGCGCGAGGGGCTCGTCAGCTCTCTTCCCGGGAACCTGCCGGGCGCCGCCTTGCCAGCCTCGCCGGACCGGCTTAAAGGCCCTCGTTCTTCGCCCTGACTCTAGAGGCTGGGGGCGGCGGAGTCAAGCCGGAGGGCGCGCATGGTAGGCTGGTGGGCGGGGGTGCCCGGATGCCGGGCGAGGAGGTCGCCGCGGCACCGCGCGTGCTGGTGGTCGAAGACGAGCGGAAGCTGGCCGCCATGGTGGCCGGCTTCCTCGAGGGGCAGGGCTTTGCCTGCGAGATCGCCCCGGACGGCCCGTCGGCGCTGGAGCGCTTCGGCGGCGAGCGGCCGGAGCCGGACTTCGTGGTGCTGGACCTGATGCTCCCCGGCCTGGACGGGCTGGAGGTCTGCCGGCGGATCCGCGCGCGCTCCGCGGTGCCCATCCTCATCCTGACGGCGCGCGGCGAGGAGGCGGACCGCCTGCTGGGCCTGGAGCTGGGCGCCGACGACTACATGGTCAAGCCCTTCAGCGTGCGCGAGCTGGCGGCGCGGATCCGCGCCATCCTCCGGCGCAGCGGCGGCCGCCAGGGCGCCGAGCCGGAGGAGGCGGTGGTGGAGCTGGGCCCGCTGCGCGTCTACCCGGAGCGGTACCGGGCCAGCGTGGAGGAGCGCGAGCTGGAGCTCACGCGCACCGAGTTCCGCATCCTGGCCGTGCTGGCGGAGCGGCCGGGCCGCGTCTGGACGCGGCTGCAGCTCCTGGACGCAGCCTTCGGCGAGGAGTACGCCGGCTACGAGCGGTCGGTGGACACCCACATCTTCAACCTGCGCCGCAAGCTCCAGGCGGCGGGGGGCGATCCGCGCTGGATCGCCACCGTCCACGGCGTGGGCTACCGCCTCGACCTGCCGGCGGGCCCCGCCTCGCCGGCGGCGCCGGCGGAGGGACGGCGCTGAGCC
Encoded proteins:
- a CDS encoding response regulator transcription factor; translation: MPGEEVAAAPRVLVVEDERKLAAMVAGFLEGQGFACEIAPDGPSALERFGGERPEPDFVVLDLMLPGLDGLEVCRRIRARSAVPILILTARGEEADRLLGLELGADDYMVKPFSVRELAARIRAILRRSGGRQGAEPEEAVVELGPLRVYPERYRASVEERELELTRTEFRILAVLAERPGRVWTRLQLLDAAFGEEYAGYERSVDTHIFNLRRKLQAAGGDPRWIATVHGVGYRLDLPAGPASPAAPAEGRR
- a CDS encoding aspartate carbamoyltransferase catalytic subunit translates to MATWVEARSGVGPHFLGVRGMDRAAMGAILGRAAELKRIWMEGEPLPQALAGRTVATLFFEPSTRTRNSFLQAAQLLGGLTLTVEAESSSVRKGETLEDTIRTLEAVGVAVVVLRHPESGAALRAAAAASRLAVLNAGDGMHEHPSQALLDVMTLAEHFGGARRAGELDLDVLCGLRLLILGDVAHSRVARSDIWALSTLGASIWVSGPATLLGWLPEGVHRVERPEEVLGEMDAVMALRLQRERMTAGLIPSEGEFRRRWGMTAERVRLLPAHAVVLHPAPVNRNVELDDSVMDSDRSLVFLQARNGVAVRMALLERAVEGGLPA